From one Mytilus edulis chromosome 1, xbMytEdul2.2, whole genome shotgun sequence genomic stretch:
- the LOC139488566 gene encoding dolichyl pyrophosphate Man9GlcNAc2 alpha-1,3-glucosyltransferase-like gives MNNIVYVALVSLYAIFVRWCVSLNTYSGAGKKPMFGDYEAQRHWMEISYNLPVHSWYTNSSVNNLLYWGLDYPPLTAYHSWICGYLSHKINPEWVKLNTSRGYESYEHKLFMRYTVLFADVVLFFPVIFLIFKQMKIGETQMIKAAMLTLMYPGLILIDHGHFQYNCISLGLILFGVLFLSQGRDILGSIAFCLALNYKQMELYHALPFFCFLLGICFRSQNQNGFFRLIKIGLAVIATFVLCWLPFLSSVESAIQVLHRLFPFARGLYEDKVANFWCTLSLVIKLKNILTTEHIILLCLVSTLVMLLPSSLDLLIRPSIQRFKLALINSSLVFFLFSFQVHEKSILIPAIVVCLQINKEPFWCVWFGILSTFSMLPLLIKDGLTTAFIGSTLLYLILSLSLYDLVQYTGWRKSLQKLMFSLSLLGMAVLTIGSLTVKPPVHLPDLFPVLVSAYSCVHFVLFLVYFHYRQFTLENDKQDEVVLKKKVS, from the exons ATGAATAATATAGTTTATGTTGCCCTTGTGTCTTTATATGCTATTTTTGTAAGATGGTGCGTTTCCTTGAACACATACTCAG GAGctggaaagaaaccaatgtttgGTGACTATGAGGCACAAAGGCATTGGATGGAGATTTCATACAATTTACCAGTTCATTCTTG GTATACCAATTCAAGTGTGAACAATTTGTTGTACTGGGGACTAGATTATCCACCTTTAACTGCATATCATAGTTGGATTTGTGGTTATTT ATCACATAAGATAAATCCAGAATGGGTGAAGTTGAATACTTCACGAGGATATGAGAGTTATGAACACAAATTATTCATGAGATATACAG TGCTTTTTGcagatgttgttttatttttcccAGTGATTTTTCTGATCTTTAAACAGATGAAAATTGGTGAGACTCAAATG ATAAAGGCAGCTATGTTGACACTGATGTATCCAGGATTGATTCTAATAGACCATGGTCATTTCCA ATACAATTGCATAAGTTTAGGCTTAATCTTATTTGGAGTTCTGTTTTTGAGCCAAGGTCGTGACATCCTAGGATCTATAGCCTTTTGTTTGGCCTTGAACTATAAACAGATGGAACTTTACCATGCTCTCCCATTCTTTTGTTTTTTACTTGGAATTTGTTTCCGAAGTCAGAATCAGAATGG ATTTTTCAGATTAATAAAAATAGGATTGGCAGTTATCGCAACATTTGTTCTTTGTTGGCTGCCATTTTTATCCAGTGTAGAATCAGCAATACAAGTATTACACAGATTATTTCCCTTTGCAAGAGGTTTATATGAA gATAAAGTTGCCAATTTCTGGTGTACATTGTCACTGGTTATAAAGCTTAAAAATATATTGACAACAGAACATATAATCCTTTTATG TTTAGTTTCAACATTAGTGATGTTACTACCATCATCTTTGGATCTGCTAATAAGACCTAGTATTCAAAGATTTAAATTAGCTTTA ataaatTCATCTTTAGTATTTTTCCTGTTTTCTTTTCAAGTCCATGAGAAAAGTATATTAATTCCTGCAAT AGTTGTATGTTTGCAGATAAATAAAGAACCATTTTGGTGTGTATGGTTTGGAATATTGTCAACATTCAG cATGTTACCACTTCTTATTAAAGATGGTCTGACAACAGCCTTTATTGGATCTACActgttgtatttaattttatccTTATCATTGTATGACCTGGTGCAATACACTGGATGGAGAAAGTCTCTACAAAAACTAATG tttTCATTGTCTTTACTTGGAATGGCTGTTTTAACCATAGGGAGTTTGACAGTAAAACCACCAGTTCATCTACCTGACTTGTTTCCTGTTCTAGTCTCAGCATATTCTTGTGTTcattttgtgctatttttagtttattttcattACAGACAGTTCACACTTGAAAATGACAAACAAGATGAAGTTGTATTAAAGAAAAAAGTATCATga